In a genomic window of Oncorhynchus keta strain PuntledgeMale-10-30-2019 chromosome 28, Oket_V2, whole genome shotgun sequence:
- the LOC118361265 gene encoding forkhead box protein P1-like isoform X3 — translation MPQTESERLKSGRLNSGRHQQQREQREEPDAHTQPKDSASPQLCARTSVTQCSSEEEGRPLLQRVSLCPQLSQHRPSVLRQGVQAAHVRPQAPCTLTEASSAQPISLCKVEVDTGSRGQSSPPHSEHSPGPTRHPSPPRTASPNKQSSIITRQHEAGHPTLEGSSALFLNGFCCWPGCDAVFEEFPSFLKHLHSDHGHGDRSIAQWKVQQDMVQYMETQLTVEKQKLFAMQLHLHLSGHKSTVLKAASDWPYRHSLSLGLPQNRGGVSHCTTKEPEELVQHEYWPSAAPHHLRPDLIPSVECYKYNNIRPLYTYACMIRWSILESPDKQRSLNDIYNWFTTMFFYFRHNTATWKNAVRHNLSLHKCFVRVEGGKGAVWTVDEMEYQRRKGQKYHRDHHVKWLAPYSLFRPEEP, via the exons ATGCCACAGACTGAGAGTGAGAGGTTGAAGAGTGGGCGACTGAACAGTGGGCGACATCAACAGCAGCGAGAGCAGCGAGAGGAGCCAGACGCACATACCCAGCCCAAAGATTCTGCCTCACCTCAGCTCTGTGCTCGTACCTCTGTTACGCAG TGTTccagtgaggaggaggggagaccgCTCCTGCAACGGGTGTCTCTGTGCCCCCAGTTGAGCCAGCACAGACCCTCTGTTCTACGCCAGGGTGTCCAGGCTGCCCACGTGCGACCGCAGG CACCATGCACTCTAACAGAGGCCAGTTCAGCTCAGCCCATCTCACTGTGCAAGGTGGAGGTGGACACAGGGAGCCGTGGACAGTCCTCTCCCCCACACTCTGAGCACTCTCCTGGGCCAACTCGTCACCCCTCTCCCCCGAGGACAGCCAGTCCTAATAAGCAGAGCTCCATCATCACCAGGCAACATGA GGCAGGTCACCCAACCCTAGAGGGGTCCAGTGCTCTGTTTCTCAACGGATTCTGCTGCTGGCCTGGCTGCGATGCAGTATTTGAAGAATTCCCCAGTTTTTTGAA ACACCTCCACTCTGACCATGGCCATGGAGACAGAAGCATTGCACAGTGGAAGGTACAACAAGACATGGTGCAATACATGGAGACCCAG CTGACTGTGGAAAAACAGAAACTCTTCGCAATGCAACTACATCTGCACCTATCTGGACACAAATCAACTGTCTTG aaGGCAGCTTCAGACTGGCCCTACAGGCACAGCCTGTCACTAGGCCTGCCCCAGAACCGAGGTGGAGTGTCACACTGCACCACTAAAGAGCCAGAGGAGCTGGTGCAGCACGAGTATTGGCCCTCTGCTGCTCCCCACCACCTACGGCCAG ATCTTATCCCGAGTGTTGAGTGTTACAAATACAACAACATTAGGCCACTGTACACCTACGCCTGCATGATAAGATGG TCTATACTGGAGTCTCCAGACAAGCAGCGCTCCCTGAATGACATCTACAACTGGTTCACCACCATGTTCTTCTACTTCCGACACAACACGGCCACATGGAAG AACGCTGTCCGTCACAATCTTAGCCTCCACAAGTGTTTTGTGCGAGTGGAGGGAGGCAAGGGGGCCGTCTGGACAGTGGATGAAATGGAATATCAAAGGAGAAAGGGACAAAAATACCACAG GGATCATCATGTGAAATGGCTGGCACCCTACTCCTTATTTCGTCCAGAGGAACCTTGA
- the LOC118361265 gene encoding forkhead box protein P3-like isoform X1, with amino-acid sequence MPQTESERLKSGRLNSGRHQQQREQREEPDAHTQPKDSASPQLCARTSVTQTGFPLMIRPGVSLMASSQLQSILLRQCSSEEEGRPLLQRVSLCPQLSQHRPSVLRQGVQAAHVRPQAPCTLTEASSAQPISLCKVEVDTGSRGQSSPPHSEHSPGPTRHPSPPRTASPNKQSSIITRQHEAGHPTLEGSSALFLNGFCCWPGCDAVFEEFPSFLKHLHSDHGHGDRSIAQWKVQQDMVQYMETQLTVEKQKLFAMQLHLHLSGHKSTVLKAASDWPYRHSLSLGLPQNRGGVSHCTTKEPEELVQHEYWPSAAPHHLRPDLIPSVECYKYNNIRPLYTYACMIRWSILESPDKQRSLNDIYNWFTTMFFYFRHNTATWKNAVRHNLSLHKCFVRVEGGKGAVWTVDEMEYQRRKGQKYHRDHHVKWLAPYSLFRPEEP; translated from the exons ATGCCACAGACTGAGAGTGAGAGGTTGAAGAGTGGGCGACTGAACAGTGGGCGACATCAACAGCAGCGAGAGCAGCGAGAGGAGCCAGACGCACATACCCAGCCCAAAGATTCTGCCTCACCTCAGCTCTGTGCTCGTACCTCTGTTACGCAG ACGGGCTTCCCATTGATGATTAGACCTGGAGTTTCACTTATGGCCTCGTCTCAGCTCCAAAGCATATTGTTACGGCAG TGTTccagtgaggaggaggggagaccgCTCCTGCAACGGGTGTCTCTGTGCCCCCAGTTGAGCCAGCACAGACCCTCTGTTCTACGCCAGGGTGTCCAGGCTGCCCACGTGCGACCGCAGG CACCATGCACTCTAACAGAGGCCAGTTCAGCTCAGCCCATCTCACTGTGCAAGGTGGAGGTGGACACAGGGAGCCGTGGACAGTCCTCTCCCCCACACTCTGAGCACTCTCCTGGGCCAACTCGTCACCCCTCTCCCCCGAGGACAGCCAGTCCTAATAAGCAGAGCTCCATCATCACCAGGCAACATGA GGCAGGTCACCCAACCCTAGAGGGGTCCAGTGCTCTGTTTCTCAACGGATTCTGCTGCTGGCCTGGCTGCGATGCAGTATTTGAAGAATTCCCCAGTTTTTTGAA ACACCTCCACTCTGACCATGGCCATGGAGACAGAAGCATTGCACAGTGGAAGGTACAACAAGACATGGTGCAATACATGGAGACCCAG CTGACTGTGGAAAAACAGAAACTCTTCGCAATGCAACTACATCTGCACCTATCTGGACACAAATCAACTGTCTTG aaGGCAGCTTCAGACTGGCCCTACAGGCACAGCCTGTCACTAGGCCTGCCCCAGAACCGAGGTGGAGTGTCACACTGCACCACTAAAGAGCCAGAGGAGCTGGTGCAGCACGAGTATTGGCCCTCTGCTGCTCCCCACCACCTACGGCCAG ATCTTATCCCGAGTGTTGAGTGTTACAAATACAACAACATTAGGCCACTGTACACCTACGCCTGCATGATAAGATGG TCTATACTGGAGTCTCCAGACAAGCAGCGCTCCCTGAATGACATCTACAACTGGTTCACCACCATGTTCTTCTACTTCCGACACAACACGGCCACATGGAAG AACGCTGTCCGTCACAATCTTAGCCTCCACAAGTGTTTTGTGCGAGTGGAGGGAGGCAAGGGGGCCGTCTGGACAGTGGATGAAATGGAATATCAAAGGAGAAAGGGACAAAAATACCACAG GGATCATCATGTGAAATGGCTGGCACCCTACTCCTTATTTCGTCCAGAGGAACCTTGA
- the LOC118361265 gene encoding forkhead box protein P3-like isoform X2, with amino-acid sequence MPQTESERLKSGRLNSGRHQQQREQREEPDAHTQPKDSASPQLCARTSVTQTGFPLMIRPGVSLMASSQLQSILLRQCSSEEEGRPLLQRVSLCPQLSQHRPSVLRQGVQAAHVRPQAPCTLTEASSAQPISLCKVEVDTGSRGQSSPPHSEHSPGPTRHPSPPRTASPNKQSSIITRQHEAGHPTLEGSSALFLNGFCCWPGCDAVFEEFPSFLKHLHSDHGHGDRSIAQWKVQQDMVQYMETQLTVEKQKLFAMQLHLHLSGHKSTVLAASDWPYRHSLSLGLPQNRGGVSHCTTKEPEELVQHEYWPSAAPHHLRPDLIPSVECYKYNNIRPLYTYACMIRWSILESPDKQRSLNDIYNWFTTMFFYFRHNTATWKNAVRHNLSLHKCFVRVEGGKGAVWTVDEMEYQRRKGQKYHRDHHVKWLAPYSLFRPEEP; translated from the exons ATGCCACAGACTGAGAGTGAGAGGTTGAAGAGTGGGCGACTGAACAGTGGGCGACATCAACAGCAGCGAGAGCAGCGAGAGGAGCCAGACGCACATACCCAGCCCAAAGATTCTGCCTCACCTCAGCTCTGTGCTCGTACCTCTGTTACGCAG ACGGGCTTCCCATTGATGATTAGACCTGGAGTTTCACTTATGGCCTCGTCTCAGCTCCAAAGCATATTGTTACGGCAG TGTTccagtgaggaggaggggagaccgCTCCTGCAACGGGTGTCTCTGTGCCCCCAGTTGAGCCAGCACAGACCCTCTGTTCTACGCCAGGGTGTCCAGGCTGCCCACGTGCGACCGCAGG CACCATGCACTCTAACAGAGGCCAGTTCAGCTCAGCCCATCTCACTGTGCAAGGTGGAGGTGGACACAGGGAGCCGTGGACAGTCCTCTCCCCCACACTCTGAGCACTCTCCTGGGCCAACTCGTCACCCCTCTCCCCCGAGGACAGCCAGTCCTAATAAGCAGAGCTCCATCATCACCAGGCAACATGA GGCAGGTCACCCAACCCTAGAGGGGTCCAGTGCTCTGTTTCTCAACGGATTCTGCTGCTGGCCTGGCTGCGATGCAGTATTTGAAGAATTCCCCAGTTTTTTGAA ACACCTCCACTCTGACCATGGCCATGGAGACAGAAGCATTGCACAGTGGAAGGTACAACAAGACATGGTGCAATACATGGAGACCCAG CTGACTGTGGAAAAACAGAAACTCTTCGCAATGCAACTACATCTGCACCTATCTGGACACAAATCAACTGTCTTG GCAGCTTCAGACTGGCCCTACAGGCACAGCCTGTCACTAGGCCTGCCCCAGAACCGAGGTGGAGTGTCACACTGCACCACTAAAGAGCCAGAGGAGCTGGTGCAGCACGAGTATTGGCCCTCTGCTGCTCCCCACCACCTACGGCCAG ATCTTATCCCGAGTGTTGAGTGTTACAAATACAACAACATTAGGCCACTGTACACCTACGCCTGCATGATAAGATGG TCTATACTGGAGTCTCCAGACAAGCAGCGCTCCCTGAATGACATCTACAACTGGTTCACCACCATGTTCTTCTACTTCCGACACAACACGGCCACATGGAAG AACGCTGTCCGTCACAATCTTAGCCTCCACAAGTGTTTTGTGCGAGTGGAGGGAGGCAAGGGGGCCGTCTGGACAGTGGATGAAATGGAATATCAAAGGAGAAAGGGACAAAAATACCACAG GGATCATCATGTGAAATGGCTGGCACCCTACTCCTTATTTCGTCCAGAGGAACCTTGA